The genomic window ATGTATGAAAACAGATATTTACTAAATATGATTCtatcaaaacttattaaaATCCATTAATATGTTAAAACTTATGGGACCAACTAAAAAAATGAGTTGGTTTTTCAGATTCAacttcaaaaacacaaaatttagaatAGTTCAACTGTTTGTGATTCCGGCCAACtgtacatatacatacaactATGTGTATTCTCAATattctaataaataattttaaaaaaaaaatagaccCCACGAAGTCGGGTTCACACTACGATTATTGCGTTCACACTACAAAGTTTCTACCTATTTATTCTCgttcatctctctttctctctctctcttctattTCACTTCTctcgttcttctctcttcttcctctctctcgttcttctctcttcttccttcccaACATCGGCGACGACAACTGAAAATAGGGTTCCCATTATTCGCCGCCGCcgacgacaacaacaacaaccaaggTATTACATGCACTGGagttcttcctctctctcgttcttctctcttcttctaaagGGTTTCTAGCCGCCGTAATTAGTAGATCTAAGGTTTCTTACGGGTTTTTAGCCGCCATAATTAgtaaatctagggtttcttacGGGTTTCTAGCCGCCGTAATTAGTAAATCTAGGGTTTATAGCGTTCATGATtcatatctctttctttctctgttctgtAGATGCCCTATAGTTACTCTCAACCATCCACGTCCGAAGCTAGTTGGAATAGTGGAAAGGCGAATGCCGATGCAAATTGGGGGGTTccagaaaaatgtttttgtggtaAGCCTGTAAAACTTGAAGTGTGCAAAACTGGTTACAGGCAAGGCGACAGAGTCTACAAATGCCCAATGCTTAAAGTAAGTTattgtgttttcatttcattggAACAACAAAGTACAAGTGAATTATATTTATGAAGTCTTCTCTCTTTCGCAGGCTGAAGAGTACGAGTCCCGAAACCACCTTATTCAGTGGTGGGATCAGGCGGTAACTGAGGAGCTTGAGAAGGTAAATCACAAACTTGATTCCACACTAAGACATGGACAACTAGCATGCAATCATGCTTTGGAGTCCATCCGGGAAACTATTCATCTCATGCAAGGCGAAATTGAAACCCTTAAAGAAAGGTTACTCGCCAAAGAAGTCGAGATTGATAGGCTTAAGGCATTACTTTCTACATGGTGATTATGATGTGATTTATGTTATTGAGGATGGTGTATGGCATTTGAACTTAAATATGTTATGTTTCGGgattttatgtaatatttgaACCTAATTAGACATGTATTTACCtattttaagttatgtgtATTGACCGGCCAACTGGGACAACTTAGCTACTCTTGtattttaagttatgtgtATTGACCGGCCAAATGGGACAACTTAGCTACTCTTGtattttaagttatgtgtATTGACCGGCCAACTGGGACAACTTAGCTACTCTTGtattttaagttatgtgtATTGACCGGCCAACTGGGACAACTTAGCTACTCTTGTATTATTGACCGGCCAACCGGGACAACTTAGCCAAAcgttttgattttaataaaatcctaaaacacaTAAACCATTTCAGAAAATAAGTTTGTCCTCTACACATAAACTACGCATAACATTCCcaaatacacaaaaagaaagtcTTATTTTGACAGACACCTAAGAgtccacacacacacataagcAAGAAAGAATTTTCAAAGTCCTAATTCTTCTGTCTCTTCCTCGTTTGCTTCCCCTCAGCTGTAAACTCTTCCCCCTTATACTTGAAAGGTTTCCTTCCACGTTTTTCCCCAGATTCCAGAGTAGGACCAAcatgctttctcttcttcttcgatatCTGCTTCTTCTTATCCTCTTCATCGGACTCATCGCTGCCATCacctacaaaaatatgtaaccaAACATCTAAGAACTATTGTGAAAGCATCACTACACAAAAGTTCAACAAAAACTCACTTAGAGACTCAATAGTTGGAGGTGCTGGGTCACGGATTCCACTGTGAATAACCAAGGCCTTGCTCTGAGTATCCCTTGGCTGATAAGACAGTGGCACAAAATCAGCAGCTGAACCAGGACGTATATCTTCATAACGGGCTTTTTCTGCCTCTTTCTCAAGCTGATCTGCCACATATTCCTCTATTCCTTGTACTCTCACACAAATCCGCTTGATTTCGCTATCCATCACAGCAAGCTTGTCCGTGAGCTTGTCAAATCCTCTCTCCATAGCTTCCTTGAACGAGAGAATCGATGTCCCAGGGATTTCAGGTTCAGGTACAGCTGGAACATCATCAACAGTTTCAATACGTCTACCATCAATGTCTGCTTGGTAGAGACTACGCcagaaaatcttctttttctctacgATAAGCCTCTCTCTCCAACTATCAACAATTGGATCGATATATCCAATACCATCATCAACATGCTTCTCTACAACGCGTGACAACATTTTTCTCTCATCCATATCAGGTTCCAAGATGCTTGAAATATCCTGTcaagtaaacatatatttcaaacaCCACAAAGATTATAAACATAGATTTCAAGAGAACAAAGCTAACCGTTATATCTCCAAGTGCTTCATTTATTTCTTCCAAACTAAATCCCTTCATGCAACTTTCATTGAACTTGTGCTTGCACATTCTTGAACATTCCTTGTTTGCAGGTACAGCTTCTCTAAATCTCTTCCCAAGCTGCGGAATGCACTCAAATGCCAGAATCTagacacaaaaacataaaagtaaatGCAAGTTcacaataacaaaatctaGCCACTCATATAATTTACTCGACTACTTACCTTAAGTGGAGTAATAAATCCATAAAAAGCAGTATGTGTCTTGGGTTTCACCACACCTTTCATGTTCTTCATTACTCTCTGCACCCCTTCCATACACTGCTCAAAGGAAAAACGTCCCCACGGGAATGTCTCACAAGCTCTGACATTATCCACAATCCTAAGAAGCAACTCCTCTATCTTCGAATCCCCTTTAGAATCAGCTTTCATAACCTTAGCTAAGAATAACAGAATTGCCAACTTCAACCTAGCAGTAGACTTCTCACTCTTAAACTCTTCCAGCTTCTCTTCCACGTCTTTAATCTTGATGTCCTCAGTCCTCTTAAACAACTTCTCAACAAACTTCAAACTGCCTAAAGTCTTATTGTTTTTTGGGTACTCACGGCAGTTCAAACCGGTCAACAATGCATGCTCTCTAATTGAGTACCTTATAGGTACTCCATTGACAACAAACCAACACTCTCTCGCCAATTCTGTCTTAGCCGTGCGAACCATAAGCATCCACATGCCTTGAATCATGTGATTGGGCTCCTTAGGCATGTGGAATATGTGCTTAAATTGGTCATGATTCCTAAACCACTTCAGTTCTTCATCCAAAGTCTCTATAAATTCCACTGTTTGTACCAACTGACACCTCGTTCCTATCTTACACACCTTCGTGTAGGTAGTTGGATCAAAGTACATAACTTCTGGCGGCAATGGttgattatcatcatcatcatcatcatcatcctgcATATTCTGCGGCaggttatcatcatcaccatcatgcATATTCTGCGGCaggttatcatcatcaccatcatcctgcatattcaattcaaaatacTTTCAATTCCACATTAACTACCTAGTTGTACTACTTGTTCCTGAATGACCATTCACAAATTTACGACCTAGTTGTACTACTTGTTTTATCTGAAGCAGCATTCACAAATCCAATCATTTACCAATGCATAATATCCTAAAACGAGcctaatacaaaaaataacgGTCTTCTATCATACCTTATTTGCTCCATCATCATGTTGAACAACTGCATtcgttgcttcttcttcttctgcacaAGAATCGGCATTTGGGTCTGAAAGATCGTCAATTGACTCCCATGCGACGGCGTTTGAATTACCCAAATCGGCGGCGTCACAACCGCCGGTTGTAGGCTGAATTTCTCCGGCTTCCTCTTCTGTTGTAAGAAGCTCTGcgccttcttcatctctttggGGAATCTCGGCGGCTGTCTCTTCGACTGATGGAGGAATTTCGCCGGTCGTTTCAACCCTAGTTGATTCATATTCTCCAGATGAGTCTTTTACTCTAGCCAtatgaaagagacaaagacgAACGAaaacggagaagaaagaagaatagaagagaTTGATTTTTCCGGTGAAATTGGTGTCGTCGGAGACGAGagaagacgacgacggagagaagaggaagaagtcgAGAAGTGAAAAGGGGGAAGAACTTAGGTTTTTTCTGTAGTTTCTAGGGTAAATAATACAACTGGGCCGagtatttacatttttctttgggCCCGAGTCCAACAAATTaagttttcttgtagttttcGTGGTTTCGCAAGGGTTTTTCGTCCTTTCCTCAATTTtcgattttaataaaaatcaataatattattcCAAACATAAGAATGGCACGAGTGATTATTTCTTCTCCAATAATGGCATAAGAGGTGAGCTCTCCGGAGAAGACAACAGAAGAAGTCAATTGTGTTAAATAGATGACAACGtccaatatttttgtaatattacACTTTTACACCCCCATGTTTTGAAAGTACAAGTACACCcaataaatttttgaaataagcTCACAACCCCCATTAGGcccaaagagaaaaactaaatGGTAGATTAACCACTTGATAAATTAAACAGAGAATAACGGTATATTTCTTTGAATAATTTCCGAAGTGAGTATAGCCGTCGATACGTTTAGGATGAAGTGTTTGGGTACTCATTCAGATTTGGTTCTGGTCTTTTTGTTCCAATTTAGTTTTTTACGACCCATTTGAGTACTTTATATGTTTGAGTCGACTATGAATTCGGTTGGAATTATTTCGAATTCGGatatttgaaatatcaaaaaagaacttttaaaaattgactagatttaattttttgttatcaaaatttaaaatttttggtaaattgatttattaataattagtatttttattttataattatatttcagattcagtaacaaaaaaaaaatcattttttcatcGAGTTAGTACTATATACAAGTATCTAAAACCAGATTTATTTTTGAggttttagatttatttttggcAAATCGACATAATATAATACATAATTGAAACTTATAAGATTGATGTACATCGATCTACGTAAAAGCGGTACATTCAAATcttacaaagaaacaaatttttacaaGATAGATTATACATTCAGATCTtcataggaaaaaaaaaggatcacattcttatttttaaaatcatacaAAACACTTCACCCATTGGGAAGATATAACACATATTTCATCCATTTCTCCTTCGAAGTTATGACTGAATCACAACTCCTTGACCCATCATCATCGGCATGTTGTCAATTGCCTTAAGTGGTGGTATGGTCAATGCCACGTTCTTGCCATCGTAGGCCGAAAGGTGAACTCCGATAGCGGCTCTTCCTGATGGATCCATATTGTTGGACCAGCTTGCATCCCACTCCACTGCCTTTGCAGTCGAACAAGCCACGGTGGCACCTCCAGGAACCGTTAGTCTCGCAGAGTTCTTAGAAAAAACGTAACACGGAAGTTTGTGAATTAGTTAACGCAAAACGAATAGGAGATTCTGTTACATCATGGAGACTTATAAGACTCTCACCTGCGGGAAGAACCTTTCAAAGATCATTCTGTAGTAGTAAGCTTCTTTAGTGTTTGGAGTGTTGTGAGGGAAGATATGCCCCGCGTTCGACATCATCTTGTCATTGACCTTAAAACAGAACAGAATCATTAGATCTGAACATGAATCCAAATGTTATATTTTAGCTAATTAGGGgagatatgaaattttttatgtGTACATTTTGAGCAGCGTGATCTTTCAGGCCATCGATCCAACTGTAGCCAACACCATCACTGAACTGTTCTTTCTGTCTGTAGAGAATGTGTTTTGGTAGATAAGGACGTTCTTCGTCGTCAAAGGCTCTCCTTAGAACCCATTTCTCGATCCTTCCTTCCTCTGGCTTGATCTAGAAAAACCCATATAGAAAATTTGTTCAACGTTAACTTGTGAAGGAAGGTATTGAGTTTGTGATGTGAGTTTTGTAGTTACCATCTTGGATTCAGGGTCGAGAGACATAGCTGTGTTGATGAAGTCTTTGTCAAGGAAAGGAACACGTGCCTCTAGTCCAAAGGCAGAGGTAGATTTGTTGGCTCTTAGACAGTCATACTTGTGAAGAGCCTTGATCTGCAAGTTATCACCGAACAATCATATCaagataagtaaaaaaaattgatgatgtCTTATTTGGTGGTTGAATTGAATACCTTGCGACAAGTTTCTTGGTGAAACTCTTTCTTGTTAGGTGCCTTGTGGAAATAGAGGTACCCTCCAAAGATCTCGTCCGCACCTTCGCCGGAGAGAACCATCTTGACCCCTAGAGACTTGATTTTCCGGGACATCAAGAACATCGGTGTGCTCGCTCTGATAGTCGTCACATCATAGGTCTCAACATGGTAAATCACATCCTCTATCGCATCAATCCCGTCCTGCACCGAGAAGTGGAACTCGTGGTGCACCGTCCCCAAATATTCCGCCACCTCTTTCCCTGCCTTCA from Arabidopsis thaliana chromosome 3, partial sequence includes these protein-coding regions:
- the ASN1 gene encoding glutamine-dependent asparagine synthase 1 (glutamine-dependent asparagine synthase 1 (ASN1); CONTAINS InterPro DOMAIN/s: Rossmann-like alpha/beta/alpha sandwich fold (InterPro:IPR014729), Asparagine synthase (InterPro:IPR001962), Asparagine synthase, glutamine-hydrolyzing (InterPro:IPR006426), Glutamine amidotransferase, type II (InterPro:IPR017932); BEST Arabidopsis thaliana protein match is: asparagine synthetase 2 (TAIR:AT5G65010.1); Has 10466 Blast hits to 10069 proteins in 1927 species: Archae - 313; Bacteria - 6097; Metazoa - 215; Fungi - 282; Plants - 342; Viruses - 7; Other Eukaryotes - 3210 (source: NCBI BLink).) gives rise to the protein MCGILAVLGCSDDSQAKRVRVLELSRRLRHRGPDWSGLYQNGDNYLAHQRLAVIDPASGDQPLFNEDKTIVVTVNGEIYNHEELRKRLKNHKFRTGSDCEVIAHLYEEYGVDFVDMLDGIFSFVLLDTRDNSFMVARDAIGVTSLYIGWGLDGSVWISSEMKGLNDDCEHFETFPPGHFYSSKLGGFKQWYNPPWFNESVPSTPYEPLAIRRAFENAVIKRLMTDVPFGVLLSGGLDSSLVASITARHLAGTKAAKQWGPQLHSFCVGLEGSPDLKAGKEVAEYLGTVHHEFHFSVQDGIDAIEDVIYHVETYDVTTIRASTPMFLMSRKIKSLGVKMVLSGEGADEIFGGYLYFHKAPNKKEFHQETCRKIKALHKYDCLRANKSTSAFGLEARVPFLDKDFINTAMSLDPESKMIKPEEGRIEKWVLRRAFDDEERPYLPKHILYRQKEQFSDGVGYSWIDGLKDHAAQNVNDKMMSNAGHIFPHNTPNTKEAYYYRMIFERFFPQNSARLTVPGGATVACSTAKAVEWDASWSNNMDPSGRAAIGVHLSAYDGKNVALTIPPLKAIDNMPMMMGQGVVIQS
- the ASN1 gene encoding glutamine-dependent asparagine synthase 1: MLDGIFSFVLLDTRDNSFMVARDAIGVTSLYIGWGLDGSVWISSEMKGLNDDCEHFETFPPGHFYSSKLGGFKQWYNPPWFNESVPSTPYEPLAIRRAFENAVIKRLMTDVPFGVLLSGGLDSSLVASITARHLAGTKAAKQWGPQLHSFCVGLEGSPDLKAGKEVAEYLGTVHHEFHFSVQDGIDAIEDVIYHVETYDVTTIRASTPMFLMSRKIKSLGVKMVLSGEGADEIFGGYLYFHKAPNKKEFHQETCRKIKALHKYDCLRANKSTSAFGLEARVPFLDKDFINTAMSLDPESKMVTTKLTSQTQYLPSQVNVEQIFYMGFSRSSQRKEGSRNGF